In Halobaculum limi, one DNA window encodes the following:
- a CDS encoding glycosyltransferase — MDSSESSERPTIWILILALSVGGAERTVIELVNGIDRDRYDVVLWTVFNTNPLAEELADDITHRTLGVTPTYGDSTYQITGAANPLMYFIAPLTFVFEVYRNRPDILHSFLFRDNILCRIAGLVSPPTAVISGERGDHNSMPRLYELLDRLTVKFTDRIISNSRAGAQYYADWGLNPEIIRRIPNGRDLEEYHTVDGVGDEIRDELSIPPDVPVVGTVGRLVERKGHSDLLHAWSNVSQSHPEAQLLIVGYGPQRESLEATARELGVDQQVCFTGSRDDIPAILDMLDIFVFPSHWEGLPGAVQEAMAAGLPIVATDVNGTNELISDGETGLLVSSKTPTALAGAIDQLLSDRQQAAALGEHAQAVAFDQYTREAMVDRFEAVYEELQR; from the coding sequence ATGGACTCCAGCGAATCCAGCGAACGTCCCACGATATGGATTCTTATCTTAGCACTCTCAGTCGGTGGAGCTGAACGGACCGTTATCGAACTCGTGAATGGGATTGATCGAGATCGATATGATGTCGTACTGTGGACTGTGTTCAACACCAATCCACTCGCCGAAGAACTTGCAGATGATATTACACATCGGACACTTGGAGTCACCCCAACGTATGGGGATAGCACCTACCAAATAACCGGTGCAGCGAATCCGTTGATGTATTTCATCGCACCGCTCACATTCGTTTTCGAAGTGTATCGGAATCGGCCCGATATCCTGCACTCGTTTTTATTCCGAGACAATATTTTGTGCCGGATTGCAGGCTTAGTATCTCCACCGACCGCGGTCATCAGCGGTGAACGCGGGGATCACAACTCAATGCCAAGACTGTATGAACTCCTCGACCGCCTGACTGTGAAGTTCACTGATCGAATTATCTCGAATTCGCGTGCCGGTGCCCAATACTATGCTGACTGGGGTCTCAATCCAGAAATTATCAGAAGGATACCTAACGGACGAGACTTGGAAGAGTATCACACCGTTGATGGAGTTGGTGACGAGATTCGAGATGAACTTTCGATTCCACCGGACGTGCCGGTCGTAGGCACCGTTGGTCGGTTAGTTGAACGAAAAGGCCATAGTGATCTGCTCCACGCTTGGTCAAACGTCTCCCAATCTCATCCAGAAGCCCAACTTCTGATTGTCGGATATGGACCACAGCGTGAGTCACTGGAGGCGACTGCACGGGAACTTGGCGTCGACCAGCAGGTCTGTTTCACAGGCTCACGTGATGACATCCCAGCCATCCTCGACATGCTCGATATCTTCGTGTTTCCGTCGCATTGGGAAGGGCTTCCCGGAGCAGTACAAGAAGCAATGGCAGCAGGCCTCCCTATCGTCGCTACAGACGTCAACGGAACGAATGAGCTCATCTCAGACGGAGAAACCGGGCTCCTTGTTTCATCGAAGACACCGACGGCGCTCGCGGGCGCGATCGATCAGCTACTCAGTGATCGGCAACAGGCGGCAGCCTTGGGTGAGCACGCACAGGCAGTAGCATTCGACCAGTACACTCGTGAGGCGATGGTAGATAGGTTCGAAGCAGTGTACGAAGAGCTTCAGAGGTAA
- a CDS encoding DUF1616 domain-containing protein, protein MRDGIRSQPIRHLVLLSRIWVDVAAVVAVVVALGFAIYMDSSPLIRVPLAFVVTFVAPGYLLVLAVFPRAKTLSNTDQADSTLDGGITGFDRAVLSVVASFSLVVCGGLVLNTLNVPLTTEPFLGMLAAVTGVMLPFAIYRRRRTPKPDRYIPWYSTDRENRDRSSQLIQFDLFTAILIVSIVFAGGSIAYSAQFEENAGVTEFYFEFPTVDGESSEAIDPTNMTVGQETQFDVSIGNREGERMQYTVIGQLQEVRNGDDGLIVQGRERIYTGTVNVPSGETENRPISFMPETAGEYRLVFLLFVEDAPAEPRIDSAYREIHLWINVSEPSNTTAS, encoded by the coding sequence ATGCGTGACGGAATCCGGTCTCAGCCTATACGACACCTAGTGCTCCTAAGCCGAATCTGGGTCGACGTTGCCGCAGTAGTAGCAGTTGTCGTGGCTCTTGGATTCGCCATTTATATGGACTCCTCTCCGTTGATTCGCGTTCCACTGGCATTCGTGGTGACCTTCGTCGCTCCCGGATACCTTCTTGTACTCGCAGTGTTTCCCCGTGCGAAGACGCTGAGTAACACAGATCAGGCAGACTCAACGCTCGATGGTGGTATCACGGGCTTTGACCGAGCCGTCCTTTCTGTCGTAGCAAGTTTCAGCCTCGTCGTTTGTGGTGGGTTGGTGTTGAACACGTTGAACGTTCCATTAACGACTGAGCCATTCCTCGGAATGCTTGCAGCGGTGACTGGTGTGATGCTTCCGTTTGCAATCTATCGCCGCCGACGCACTCCGAAGCCAGACCGATACATTCCGTGGTATTCAACTGACCGTGAAAACAGAGACCGAAGTTCACAACTCATACAATTCGACCTCTTCACGGCTATTCTCATCGTGAGCATTGTGTTCGCTGGTGGTTCTATCGCCTATTCAGCCCAATTTGAAGAGAACGCTGGTGTCACTGAGTTCTATTTTGAGTTTCCCACGGTTGACGGCGAAAGCTCAGAAGCGATCGACCCGACGAATATGACCGTCGGACAGGAAACGCAATTCGATGTCAGTATTGGCAACCGAGAGGGAGAGCGTATGCAATATACCGTGATCGGGCAACTTCAGGAAGTACGAAACGGTGATGATGGACTCATTGTGCAAGGGCGTGAGAGAATCTATACTGGAACAGTAAATGTTCCCAGCGGGGAAACAGAAAATAGGCCTATCTCGTTTATGCCCGAGACAGCTGGGGAGTACCGACTGGTATTCCTTCTCTTTGTGGAAGATGCCCCGGCAGAGCCTCGAATCGACTCGGCATATCGAGAGATACATCTCTGGATAAATGTATCCGAACCATCGAATACGACAGCTTCCTGA
- a CDS encoding glycosyltransferase family 2 protein: MTQHTILAWARSKLIMSEISQDVPVEDVTVSVILPYSKTHTPPEMLEEAVDSARSQVGVETEILVVEDEDQRGPAWARNVGLDQAETRYIAFLDADDLWHETKLAEQLHEMKATGAGLCVDGQKEYSPLEFARALLTGETFALTSTIVIDTEQVDIRFDETLERREDHLFMIEAATTAGVCFSGDTYTERLLESGMTKQVDSSPEEIHRFYESLTDRVPEAKALKQPYYQDAFVYLGILRHRKREYRAAIRAYAESMKYGVNIQAIGATGLTLLKMAYDYPTRPARRLLGGGSYE, encoded by the coding sequence ATGACGCAGCACACGATACTCGCGTGGGCGCGTTCAAAACTGATTATGAGTGAAATTTCACAGGACGTTCCGGTTGAGGACGTGACAGTGTCGGTCATCCTTCCGTATTCTAAGACACATACTCCGCCAGAGATGCTTGAAGAAGCGGTTGACTCAGCAAGATCACAGGTGGGAGTTGAGACCGAAATACTGGTCGTCGAAGATGAAGACCAACGGGGACCAGCCTGGGCCCGAAACGTTGGGTTGGATCAGGCGGAAACACGGTACATCGCGTTCCTCGATGCTGATGATCTCTGGCACGAAACGAAATTGGCCGAGCAATTACACGAGATGAAAGCGACCGGAGCGGGCCTCTGCGTTGACGGTCAAAAAGAGTATTCTCCGCTTGAGTTTGCACGGGCGCTCCTGACTGGCGAGACGTTCGCGCTCACGTCAACAATAGTCATTGATACTGAGCAGGTTGACATCCGATTTGACGAGACGCTCGAACGGCGCGAGGATCACCTCTTTATGATCGAGGCTGCGACAACGGCGGGCGTGTGTTTCTCTGGGGACACGTACACTGAGCGCCTGCTCGAGAGTGGAATGACCAAACAAGTGGATTCCTCTCCAGAAGAGATCCACCGATTCTACGAGTCGCTGACCGATCGAGTCCCGGAGGCGAAAGCGTTGAAACAACCATATTACCAAGACGCATTCGTCTATCTCGGCATATTACGTCACCGGAAGCGGGAATATCGGGCTGCGATCCGGGCGTACGCTGAGTCAATGAAATACGGAGTGAATATTCAGGCCATCGGCGCGACCGGATTAACGTTGCTGAAGATGGCGTATGATTACCCAACTCGTCCAGCTCGCCGTCTTCTAGGCGGTGGTTCATATGAGTGA
- a CDS encoding glycosyltransferase family 4 protein, with the protein MNVIQVSHLYRPSIGGIENYSHRLVNSLRESGHTASVITTDSSLTNDQTPLSMETQVSYCSTTATLFRNPLSIELFRRVRASSASLYHLHSPWYLSSLEAILAIPDDAAVVLTIHGFQPLKSMTAKLLSTAYKPFAQYIFDRVDHTIVLGRSERDRLLKEYDVNPRDVSVIPNGIHPESFETSRSDIKQVQAKYGIDPTTPTVLFLSRLVPLKNPDVLVDAVAKHLPEQELDVLMIGNGDDDYVAELQRRADDRFVFHSNLPFDDIKSLYHAASLFVLPSHMEGLPTVLLEAMNARTPVITTAAGAIGDVITHREHGHILERPPRPESLAAAIQYYLDRPEERREIGRRNRAYVRGSFDWADVAEEIESVYDRALETQGRVGRQLTPSN; encoded by the coding sequence ATGAACGTAATTCAAGTCTCACACCTGTATCGACCATCGATCGGTGGGATCGAAAACTACAGCCACAGGCTCGTGAACTCGCTCAGGGAATCTGGACACACAGCGTCTGTTATCACGACTGACTCGAGCCTAACGAACGACCAAACTCCGTTGAGTATGGAGACGCAAGTGAGCTATTGCTCTACGACAGCGACGTTGTTTCGCAATCCGCTATCGATCGAATTGTTTCGTCGCGTCAGGGCGAGTTCTGCGTCATTGTACCACCTACACAGTCCGTGGTATCTCTCATCGCTTGAGGCTATTCTCGCAATTCCAGACGATGCTGCGGTGGTACTAACGATACACGGGTTCCAGCCGCTGAAGAGTATGACCGCAAAACTCCTCTCTACTGCGTACAAACCGTTCGCGCAGTATATTTTCGATCGTGTTGACCACACAATCGTTCTTGGTCGGTCTGAGCGGGATCGCTTGCTCAAAGAGTACGATGTTAATCCCAGAGACGTCTCGGTGATTCCCAACGGGATCCACCCCGAGTCATTCGAGACGTCCCGATCGGATATCAAGCAGGTTCAGGCAAAATACGGGATCGATCCGACGACACCGACGGTGCTGTTTCTCAGTCGTCTCGTTCCGCTGAAGAACCCGGATGTGCTGGTTGATGCGGTGGCAAAACACTTGCCCGAACAAGAGCTCGACGTGCTGATGATCGGCAATGGGGACGACGACTACGTGGCAGAGCTCCAGCGCCGAGCTGATGACCGCTTTGTGTTTCACTCGAACCTTCCATTTGACGACATAAAGTCGCTCTATCACGCTGCATCGTTGTTCGTTCTACCGTCTCATATGGAGGGCTTACCGACTGTCCTCCTCGAAGCTATGAACGCTCGGACACCTGTTATCACAACCGCTGCCGGTGCTATCGGAGATGTGATCACACATAGAGAACACGGCCACATACTAGAGCGCCCGCCGCGTCCTGAGTCACTTGCAGCGGCGATCCAGTATTACCTTGACCGGCCAGAAGAGCGGCGTGAAATTGGACGGAGAAATCGTGCATACGTTCGTGGGTCATTCGATTGGGCTGACGTAGCGGAGGAGATCGAATCGGTATACGATCGTGCTCTCGAAACACAAGGACGAGTTGGGCGGCAGTTGACTCCGTCCAATTGA
- a CDS encoding polysaccharide biosynthesis C-terminal domain-containing protein, which yields MSKPIVERFLAIFSSNVLGIAITFLATPIIVRVLGTTRYGDYAVLLSVLSILLLFANAGIYDGIRKHLKESGRSQAWREHVFAFYSQVSVILCLVFGAAILISIQIGIVERFLGPRFEVYFVLIVLTMFANQAFVIARSTLMGFDREDISEKLRVADKLIFVAVGLSLLAAGFGVEGLILGMFIANTITATVGLAITARFVDFSRLFIWNPGEFARRRLLTFNVMSIVLFALYVSIQHIDVLLIQFFYGSTLTGYYKAALTLAEFVWFVPRIVQIALLHSTSELWSQGKQEEITNISSKVTRYSLLFTILLVIGLSALAEPTVTLYYGVEFRPAVLPLIILLPGAVGFAVARPILAIGQGKGSFRYLIYATGIASLLNLVLNLLLIPRFGLTGAAVATSIGYFSMLVFHVASARAIGFDPISDLRLPKIAITIGVASVAIFLSASIIESALLSLVIIPPAGFVVYSAVAIATGAISIDELKEFRKQIPT from the coding sequence ATGAGTAAGCCGATTGTTGAACGGTTTCTCGCAATCTTTAGCTCGAATGTCCTCGGAATCGCAATCACATTTCTAGCGACCCCGATAATTGTGCGTGTCTTAGGAACTACGCGATATGGTGATTATGCTGTCCTACTCTCTGTGTTGAGTATTCTATTGCTCTTCGCCAATGCTGGGATATACGATGGGATCAGAAAACACCTGAAAGAATCGGGTCGCTCACAGGCGTGGCGGGAACACGTGTTCGCGTTCTACAGTCAGGTAAGCGTCATTCTGTGTCTTGTTTTTGGCGCAGCAATCCTCATTTCCATTCAGATCGGTATCGTAGAGCGGTTTCTCGGTCCACGATTCGAGGTGTACTTTGTACTGATTGTTCTCACGATGTTTGCTAACCAGGCTTTTGTTATCGCGAGAAGCACACTGATGGGGTTTGATCGAGAGGATATCTCGGAGAAACTGCGAGTCGCGGACAAGCTGATATTCGTTGCTGTCGGGCTCTCCTTGCTGGCCGCAGGATTCGGAGTTGAAGGCCTTATTCTCGGAATGTTCATCGCAAATACAATCACTGCTACAGTCGGGCTCGCAATCACAGCCCGATTCGTCGATTTCTCTCGACTATTCATTTGGAATCCCGGGGAGTTCGCTCGCCGCCGACTTCTGACGTTCAATGTGATGAGCATCGTGCTATTCGCACTCTACGTCTCCATCCAACACATCGACGTGTTACTGATACAGTTCTTCTACGGAAGTACACTGACAGGATACTACAAAGCAGCACTGACGCTGGCCGAATTCGTCTGGTTCGTTCCGCGGATCGTGCAGATCGCACTGTTGCACTCAACCTCTGAACTGTGGTCTCAAGGAAAGCAAGAGGAGATTACGAACATCTCATCGAAAGTGACTCGGTACTCATTATTATTCACCATTCTCCTTGTCATCGGACTCAGCGCACTCGCTGAGCCCACCGTAACACTATATTACGGGGTTGAATTCAGACCCGCGGTTCTCCCGCTGATTATCCTCCTGCCAGGAGCCGTGGGGTTCGCTGTCGCACGTCCGATTTTGGCGATTGGGCAGGGAAAGGGCTCGTTTCGATACCTGATTTATGCGACTGGGATTGCGTCTCTTCTGAATCTCGTGTTGAACCTGTTGCTGATCCCCCGGTTCGGGCTCACGGGTGCTGCTGTCGCGACGAGTATTGGGTACTTCTCAATGCTCGTTTTCCACGTCGCCAGCGCCCGGGCGATCGGATTCGACCCGATTTCTGATCTCAGATTACCAAAGATCGCAATCACGATCGGAGTCGCTTCCGTCGCGATCTTCCTGTCCGCATCCATCATCGAGTCCGCTCTCCTATCATTGGTGATTATTCCGCCAGCCGGATTTGTGGTGTATTCGGCTGTCGCAATCGCTACTGGTGCGATCTCAATTGATGAACTCAAAGAATTCCGGAAACAGATCCCGACGTGA
- a CDS encoding PIG-L deacetylase family protein yields MNTVAIGAHPDDIEIGAGASLAQHQAQGDKIRFLILTRGGKLSQPSKREKEALRAGEVLGVDDIRFLGYEDTKVPYDHDIIEELESQLNDFGADRVYIHSENDTHQDHRHAALSSVAATRNIDEVLAFESPSTRPSFTPQYYNTLSEASLAQKIESIRSHKTQQEKLYLEAEAMNGLARFRGQQANARYAEAFQVIRIKQSPHRTQALTPDSPE; encoded by the coding sequence GTGAATACCGTAGCCATTGGGGCACATCCAGATGACATCGAAATTGGTGCGGGAGCGTCGCTTGCGCAGCATCAAGCACAGGGAGACAAAATTAGATTCCTCATCTTGACACGCGGGGGAAAACTCTCTCAGCCGTCAAAACGCGAGAAGGAGGCGCTGAGGGCAGGAGAAGTGCTCGGTGTGGATGACATTCGGTTCCTCGGGTACGAAGACACCAAAGTCCCCTACGATCACGATATTATCGAGGAACTCGAATCACAGCTCAACGACTTCGGTGCTGATCGGGTGTATATACACAGCGAAAATGACACACACCAAGATCATCGACACGCAGCATTGTCTTCAGTGGCGGCCACACGGAACATCGATGAAGTACTGGCGTTCGAGTCGCCTTCGACTCGGCCGTCGTTCACTCCTCAATATTATAATACCCTCTCTGAAGCTTCTTTAGCACAAAAAATTGAATCAATTAGGTCGCATAAGACCCAACAAGAGAAACTATACTTGGAAGCTGAGGCGATGAACGGCCTTGCTCGGTTCCGTGGGCAGCAAGCGAACGCACGCTATGCTGAGGCGTTTCAGGTAATTCGGATCAAACAGAGCCCGCACCGCACTCAAGCACTCACACCCGATTCCCCGGAGTGA
- a CDS encoding glycosyltransferase family 2 protein, producing MVFPTDNEAINWKYIDDQRLAFSCHIRAFDSVETTVDIEACSLDAEQCSSTVAVEVNEKPISEPLSERIDESTRIASDGHGKQGAQPETQVLKERSSKKRTDRQHSDSDSLGIGIIATGKTTEAVLRILLDSLNQGYVPFVIQSTGSRIFPQHYADRLGVTLLEVSPEPLSEDLVKAAFESILAERAIPGVILTPNSGRLDFEQSERAFYASKEAVVTGVPKRSRATVIAGIPAYNEADTIGPVVRQVKEYVDEVVVVDDGSSDLTAHNAKDGGATVISHEINQGYGGALKTLFKEAADRDVEHLVILDADDQHDPEDIPRLLSAQKEQNAQIVIGNRFGGTSSTVMPLYRRFGLEVINWMVNLSLWNLNPQERIKDAQSGYRVYDSRAISLLTDDSTKLDDQMSASIDILYCAHENDLAIAEIGTTIEYDVSNANTHNPFLQGLNVANHVIRRLEQKRPITVLGIPGFLVALAGTGVGYWMLSRSITEGSFSPGLASVSAILVLIGIFSSFTSIILHSLNTHFEQRGQ from the coding sequence GTGGTCTTTCCAACTGACAACGAAGCTATTAATTGGAAATATATCGATGACCAGCGTCTAGCATTTTCCTGTCACATACGAGCGTTTGACTCGGTCGAGACTACCGTCGATATCGAGGCCTGCTCGCTGGATGCTGAACAATGCTCGTCAACAGTCGCGGTGGAGGTGAACGAGAAGCCAATTTCCGAGCCACTCTCCGAACGTATCGACGAGTCCACTCGGATCGCCAGCGATGGGCACGGAAAACAAGGAGCGCAACCTGAGACACAAGTACTCAAAGAGCGTTCCTCGAAGAAGCGCACAGACCGGCAACATAGCGACAGTGACTCTCTTGGGATCGGCATTATCGCGACTGGAAAGACTACGGAGGCCGTTCTTCGCATACTCTTGGACTCGCTCAATCAAGGGTATGTTCCGTTCGTCATCCAATCGACCGGATCTAGAATTTTCCCCCAGCACTACGCAGATCGGCTTGGTGTGACCCTTTTGGAGGTTAGTCCTGAACCGCTGTCTGAGGACCTCGTTAAGGCCGCATTTGAAAGCATCCTTGCAGAACGAGCGATTCCGGGCGTAATCCTCACTCCCAACAGCGGTCGCCTTGACTTTGAGCAGTCGGAACGTGCGTTCTACGCAAGTAAAGAAGCAGTCGTTACTGGAGTACCCAAACGCTCACGTGCTACGGTCATCGCAGGGATTCCGGCCTACAACGAGGCAGATACCATCGGTCCTGTCGTTCGCCAGGTGAAAGAATACGTTGACGAGGTGGTCGTCGTTGATGATGGGAGCTCTGACTTGACCGCTCACAACGCCAAAGACGGCGGCGCAACCGTGATCAGCCATGAAATCAATCAAGGGTACGGTGGTGCGCTGAAGACATTGTTCAAAGAGGCTGCCGATAGAGACGTCGAGCACCTAGTCATTCTCGATGCGGACGACCAACACGACCCCGAAGACATCCCACGACTACTTTCTGCGCAAAAAGAACAGAACGCGCAAATCGTTATCGGCAACCGCTTTGGTGGCACTTCGTCGACAGTGATGCCGCTGTACCGACGTTTCGGACTAGAGGTAATCAACTGGATGGTGAATCTTAGTCTCTGGAACCTCAACCCGCAAGAACGAATTAAAGATGCACAAAGTGGGTATCGGGTCTATGATAGCCGTGCGATTTCACTGCTTACCGATGATTCTACAAAACTTGATGACCAGATGAGCGCAAGCATTGACATTTTGTACTGCGCACACGAGAATGACCTTGCGATTGCGGAGATCGGAACGACAATCGAGTATGATGTTTCGAATGCGAATACTCACAATCCATTCTTGCAGGGACTAAACGTCGCTAATCACGTCATCAGAAGGCTTGAACAGAAGCGACCGATCACGGTTTTGGGAATTCCAGGATTTCTTGTCGCGCTCGCTGGAACAGGAGTGGGCTACTGGATGCTTTCGAGGTCCATTACTGAGGGGAGCTTTTCACCTGGACTCGCCTCAGTATCTGCAATTCTCGTTCTCATTGGGATCTTTTCTTCGTTCACGTCGATTATCCTCCACTCGCTGAATACGCACTTCGAGCAACGGGGGCAGTAG
- a CDS encoding AbrB/MazE/SpoVT family DNA-binding domain-containing protein, protein MPEATLDGRGRLTLPKEVRERYGDQYRIVQLHGGVKLILIEQSPLDALRAEFADVENTTEELRDDSREASLDESGR, encoded by the coding sequence ATGCCTGAGGCAACGTTGGACGGCCGTGGCCGATTGACACTCCCAAAAGAAGTTCGTGAGCGATACGGCGACCAGTATCGTATTGTCCAACTCCACGGTGGCGTCAAATTGATCCTAATTGAGCAAAGCCCACTTGATGCACTCCGTGCTGAATTCGCAGACGTCGAGAACACAACGGAGGAACTCCGCGACGACTCACGTGAGGCATCGCTAGATGAATCGGGGCGCTAA